In Ailuropoda melanoleuca isolate Jingjing chromosome 4, ASM200744v2, whole genome shotgun sequence, the following proteins share a genomic window:
- the GNA11 gene encoding guanine nucleotide-binding protein subunit alpha-11 → MTLESMMACCLSDEVKESKRINAEIEKQLRRDKRDARRELKLLLLGTGESGKSTFIKQMRIIHGAGYSEEDKRGFTKLVYQNIFTAMQAMIRAMETLKILYKYEQNKANALLIREVDVEKVTTFEHRYVHAIKTLWDDPGIQECYDRRREYQLSDSAKYYLADVDRIATSGYLPTQQDVLRVRVPTTGIIEYPFDLENIIFRMVDVGGQRSERRKWIHCFENVTSIMFLVALSEYDQVLVESDNENRMEESKALFRTIITYPWFQNSSVILFLNKKDLLEDKILHSHLVDYFPEFDGPQRDAQAAREFILKMFVDLNPDSDKIIYSHFTCATDTENIRFVFAAVKDTILQLNLKEYNLV, encoded by the exons ATGACTCTGGAGTCCATGATGGCGTGCTGCCTCAGCGATGAGGTGAAGGAGTCCAAGCGGATCAACGCCGAGATCGAGAAGCAGCTGCGGCGGGACAAGCGCGACGCCCGGCGCGAGCTGAAGCTGCTGCTGCTCG GCACGGGCGAGAGCGGCAAGAGTACGTTCATCAAGCAGATGCGGATCATCCACGGGGCGGGCTACTCGGAGGAGGACAAGCGGGGCTTCACCAAGCTCGTCTACCAGAACATCTTCACCGCCATGCAGGCCATGATCCGCGCCATGGAGACCCTCAAGATCCTGTACAAGTACGAGCAGAACAAG GCCAACGCGCTCCTGATCCGCGAGGTGGATGTGGAGAAGGTGACAACATTCGAGCACCGCTACGTGCACGCCATCAAGACCCTGTGGGATGACCCCGGCATCCAGGAGTGCTACGACCGGAGGCGGGAATATCAGCTCTCGGACTCCGCCAAGTA CTACCTGGCCGACGTGGACCGCATCGCCACCTCGGGCTACCTGCCCACCCAGCAGGACGTGCTGCGGGTCCGTGTGCCCACCACCGGCATCATCGAGTACCCTTTCGACCTGGAGAACATCATCTTCAG GATGGTGGACGTGGGAGGACAGAGGTCAGAGCGGAGGAAGTGGATCCACTGCTTTGAGAACGTGACGTCCATCATGTTCCTTGTTGCCCTGAGTGAATACGACCAAGTGCTGGTGGAGTCGGACAACGAG AACCGCATGGAGGAGAGCAAAGCCCTCTTCCGGACCATCATCACCTACCCCTGGTTCCAGAACTCCTCTGTCATCCTCTTCCTCAACAAGAAGGACCTGCTGGAGGACAAGATCCTGCACTCGCACCTGGTGGATTACTTCCCCGAGTTCGACG GGCCACAGCGGGACGCACAGGCTGCCCGGGAGTTCATCCTGAAGATGTTTGTGGACCTGAACCCCGACAGCGACAAGATCATCTACTCACACTTCACGTGTGCCACCGACACGGAGAACATCCGCTTCGTGTTCGCGGCCGTCAAGGACACCATCCTCCAGCTCAACCTGAAGGAGTACAACCTGGTCTGa